The Xenopus tropicalis strain Nigerian chromosome 1, UCB_Xtro_10.0, whole genome shotgun sequence DNA segment ttccttccctttaaTGTGTGTGTCATGCAATTTGGTCTTCAAAGTCCTAAGGTTTCTCAGATTGGTTATTTTACCCTGTGTAATTCAAATGCAGCATATCACCTGTGTGATCACCTGTATTTCCAGTCGTCTATTAAACAGATCACATATGTTTCCCTTGCAATCACACAGTATCATAAATGGTACCAATAACCTTTTAACCATATACACCAACAAAACTGTTAAATCTTAGTGGAAATGATTAAACAGAAATCAACATCGCAATTGCCACCTTTGCGTTCCTGTTTCTTAGCATACGTAAGCAAGTCTTCTGCTACCCatgaaagcagtttttttttatctgctatCTGAGCCTGctacctaccgtatatactcgagtataagccaatccgaatataagccgaggtacctaattttacctatgaaaactggaaaaacgtattgacttgagtataagccccCTGAGGCATCAGTGgcgtatatgtttttaaatatttatttaaaagaaaaacagtaaactagctctgtaagtggagaagagggttaacaaaaacaatatgagtactaccacacgctattgcacattggcaaactggtggCTGTCCCaaaataaggggaaataagtattttaactgggagcgggccagggcactggagggtctggttgcggggggcctaatttgcaacAACTGTGCACCTCCTATAATCTATTTTGGGGCAGGAGTTCCATTATCAGATACCAGAACGGGTGATCAGACAGATATTATTTAAAGTATGTGATATAAAGTAGAATACCAAGTACAGTAAATGTCTTTTTGTTTGGTTTTCTCATGGAAAACTTTAGCATAATGGGAACATATATTTAAGTAGACTTTTGCAGAACTCAGAACTGGAGGAAGAATGCTTTTATTTTACTGCATCAAAtggaatataaataattaataatcgATACAATGTTTTACTTTTCAGACCCCAGCTCTGAATATTCTTTGGGAGAAGTGCTGCAGTAATAATGTGGTTGTAAGGACAGCATGTTGTGAAGCATTGGTGCTACTGGTTGAACAGGATCATGCTGATTTCGATTATGTTCTTAATGGAATTTTGAACCTTATACCTTCTGCTGGGTAAGTAAAGAACTGTTTAATAATAGTGCCACATGTTGCAATTCAGCAGAGAGAACACAATTTTCTACCTTTTGCTTCGTCTTTAGAATGCACTAAAGGCACAGCATCTGCTTGACTACATGGGATAGATTTTTGTGTAAGAATGCACACTTTTGAGTTTTTAACCTGAAATCTGCCATTAGAGAAAACACAATTGGACACACTAATTTAATGGGGTGGCACTGGTAATAACTGCTTATAGGGGGATTTCTGTAATATGTCAATGGATCATTGATTTCATACAGCCATGCAGTATGTTTCAGTAGCATCAGCTTTTGTTATATAGGTAGGGATCTATAATCTGGAAatctgttaaccagaaagcttCTGAAATACTGCAATGCCATTTTTCTTAGTGtcccatttaaacaaacaatttatattttataatagtttTCATATAGTTTGATATGTTTAaaggataaatataccccagaCCTGTTGGAGACCCgataaagaatcttgccaaacatTTCAGTTAcgctcagtgccagacattttttgaacattttgtgctctctcatttatgggcatttataccagaaaaatattttatttcatggaCAAAAACTCAACTGATTCAAAAAGCCTCACGTCTctcaaatgtgccaataccagatatgtatagttttacgGAGATTTCACACTTCTagagatcaaaaactcccagtagTATATTACAGAATTTTCTAGTATATTACAGAATTTTCAGAGCACTGCAgaagaatacggcatactttagattccaaagccaaaaatcctgtaatttttttaaaaaaatacacattctgccaaatccgaaatgggtaaccatgtctttctactcataAGTGCCAAACAACAATCTAtttctgaacttagcagtttctatatGAAACGAAGTACACATTCGGATGAACCAAAAATggtcacccgtgtctttctactccgaACTACGTATTGCAATGCTTTCCCAGTTTTGGCGGTTTtgataaaatacctaaaaatcacctcaaagcttccactttcaagcacctgaTCTccaacatagcattaggtaccaagaaaaaatatcctaaatgtGAAagtcaagggtccactgaacagtttgattccattgtgcataggattaccaaagtatctggcatttagagaccctaaAAAGAAGTTAGTTCTtaaatatttcatggcatatatttctactaccaaaacaTACACTGCCTGATTTATATGTGGTAAAAGTGGCAAATAAAAAAACctaatattttcagaaaatacacattctgccaaatgtaaaatggataaatatggcaaagcaccaaataagaaagctaagctaaatgtggtgatttttatgtaatttctgtatATCGTTACAAATCAAACATTATTCAATTATCGCTGAACTACAAATCGAGAATAATGtaccatataatgaagggtgaagcATGcggggagctgtagtccagcaacatcagggttgtattcttaaagcaatattgcacaataaaacttttcctaaacttaTCCCAAAATCTCCAGGGCCAATGACTGCGTTAATATGCAAATGTATGAATGTatgaatcccagctgatctgtgtaaatctggctctatGCTCTTtcttcctgcaattggagttggaagcattaagcacagtttccgagcactgaacaagtctgttctttatccccatgtctgattccagtgtcatataatgaaggggaaaaaatgtCATAAATATCTCTATGTGCAacatgcctgacacagtgctgggaaccAGCATTCTCATTagtcaattattttgcatttataatgaagttttgatcagtagaattctcagtggtgaattttctagcatctataattatgtcttttggcaacttctatagcaaaaccaggGGGCGCAGTGGAACAGTGTTATGGttggtttacaacccctttaccAATGTTTTTGTGCTAGCTTTTTCTGCATGCTTAGTTTTCTCATTTTCTGTTAAACAAATCCCTTGATATATTTCTCTGCTTTACATACCCCATGGgtctatatattatattttcttatttttcataTGATATATCATATACATATTTACTTTTTATGCTCATTGTCTTCTCTCTATATTGATGCCAtcctatttatattctgtttGCACTTTGAAGACTGTTGAAGATCACTTCCAGTTTTTATGCCTTACTACTTTTAAGTGTCTTTGTAAAAAAATCTCTTTGCTGTCTCTTCCCCTGCTATATATAATTTCATGTGTGAGTAACCGTTATCCTTATTTTAAAATAGAAAGACAAGCAGTCAGTGAGCAACACAGTTGATAGATCTTGAAATGTATGCACTGTTGGATCtcagcataaaaaatattttttgtggaaCAATTAAATGGCTGAACAGCTGATAAACTATTTTGATTTATCATTGAAAAATACCTGAACTCTGTTCTGTGCTTGATAAATtggacaaacacatttttttcttcaatagGACTGTACAAGGACTGCTGAAATGTGTATGGCGCCTCCTATATACTCAAGCAAGGAATGCAGAAAAGGATGGGGAACACAAAGATTTGGGCATTTATAAAATTTGGTAAGATATAACTTCTGGCGAAAAATCAGAATATGTTTGATTTAGCCATCTGAAAGCGTAGTGTATTATGTAggacaggggtgtcaaactcaatcacataaggggaccaaaatctaaaacacaggctaagtcgcgggccaaattttttattaatatacttagtaagatacttaggggtatatttatcacaatgtgtatatttatcacaatgtgtaaaaagtggagtaagacattaacggtgatgttgctcatagcagccaatagatgctttcgctactgttgaaatctgattactgattggatgccttgggcaacattactggtaatgcttcactccattttttacacagcatgataaatataccccttagtcttagttactatgtgaggaaaatggaaatttgtcaggctggatggtcagacacaatcaccaagggccacaaaaaacagccaggtgggccggatttggcccccgggccttgtgtttgacatatatgatgtAGGACATagcaaaaaaacttttaaaatgcataaacaatataaaagttatttttatacatGAAAAACGCACAGTGCTGTTTGGGTTCTAGTCTTATGCTGTGACCATGCATTATTTGTTTGGATACTGAAATATGAGTCTAAATACATTGGTAGCAGGTGCGGTATTGCTACTATATTAACCATATTCAAAGCCTCCGCTTACTATATAAAGAATATAGTTGCACTAAGAACATCTATAATATGTGGCATAGTCTGCTTGCAGTTTTACAGAAAAGAAACCATATGGCACCTCCTGATAAGTTAGGGAATACCTTATCCAAAAAACTGATAtctagaaatctctgaattatgggaagtctATCAACCATAGAGGTTTTGCCTATCTTTCTGTTTAACCCACTTTCTTCATCTGCATGAAGTAGGTGAGCTGTAGGTGAAGACATTCCCTTGCATTGTAGGTGGGTCAACAAGAAAAGCAGGGAAAAATATTGAAATGCATGTGCATCTGTCAATGCATTTGAGGCTCAACATGAACTCCCATGACAAATATAATTCAATTGTAAATAGATGTAATATTtattgccaaatttttttttaattgcaaggtACATTTTTGACATTgataaagaggttgttcaccttaggttaacttttagtatgtctggagagctgctgcattAAAAGCCAAATCATTAAaaacacagataataaaaaatgaggaccagttacaaattgttttagaatatcactctaAAACATTctatcatactaaaaatgaattcaaaagtgaacaacccctttaattatgtCCCTGAGTATACTACTTCATTGTTGATCATGATTCATGTACTTGGGTCATTAGTACATGAATGCAGTGTAAGGAATATAAGTAACACCTTTGCATCTCGTATTTGAAACCCAAATATCCAAAATATTTCCAATTATAGGAAAGCCTTTTTTTATATTGCCCagtttaagcaaataaatcaataGCTGAGTTCATGTTAAATAAGGCAAAGTAGAATTTCTATCTTCAGAGTTATGTTACCAGTATCCATGCATAACTTGCAATGCCCAGTATGTTTTGAAGGAGAATATTTAGACTGGGAAGAGAGAATAAACCACAATAAACTCACAAGAGAGTTATAGATGTCTACAATTGCTGGGACAAATAAAGCAGAACTGTTTTATATTCTTTTCACTTCTGGAAGACATGTTTATCACAGCCTGAAATCACAATTAGTCCACCTCAGGTATTAATACCAGTAGCATTGTAAAGAAGCAAAGTGAAAGAAATTCCTCACAGCCTCAGTGTTGCCTACAGCCTTGTGAATTGATGCATGACAAACATTTGGCCCAATTTACAGAATACAACTATAAGGCCTGCTATTAACTTCTTCTAAGTCAGTAATAATGTACAACATCCTGTTTCCTGCAGCTTTATAGGAGAGCTTTTCTCTCTCGCCCTCGGCACAAAACAGTTCCCTTTTCTCTATGTGAAATCCTTTATTTGCTGGACAAAGACAGTAGCTACTCTGCTAAATTATTCCCAGTTCTGTGCAGTTAAATGCTCACTCTTTTTCTATTCCGTCCGAGTGAATTCAGGCTGCTTGCGGCTTATTATACAAAGCTGTCATTTACAGTGGCCATCTTTTCATTTTATCTGTAATTGTGAGCTCATTGTTAGTCCAGAGTAATTTCAGTTTGTGTAACCTTTGATTTTCTGTTGGTGAAAATACACGGTGCTTTTGCCTTCATGAAATCAGCTATGCCACATCGACatctttttctgcattttgctcAGTCTGCATTTTCTGGGAAGATAGTTGTGACTAAATACATTTTGAGGCATTTTGGAACCTCCATAAATATAGCAAAGTTGCAGAACTGTCTCCTGAATCCAGTGTCAGAACTGCAGGTGGCCAAACCTAAGGCAATGTTATTTCTCCACCCTTGGAATCATGTCGTGACATTATGTGGCTTTATGTGACCTGTCcatttttttgccagaaatgCTGGCTAGGCAATAGTGTAACATGTATTAGCTTAATAGATTAGCTGAATAGATTTGAATATAGATAACTTTATcgttattagggatgcaccaaatccattatttttgggtttggcctaACCATGAATCATTCGTGAaaaatttggccgaataccgaaccgaatcttaATTTGCATACAGAAAGGTTAAATAGAGGCTTGTGCGAAGCGCgtgcttaaaaaatgttttacttctgtgttcatgtaaccaaaagtcatgtgattttaaggattcagatttggttcggccgcctcttgggatcataggattcacagtgcacaaaaacaagccaaggcacacatatatgctaggccccatcagccaatgaatggacagagttctgccttttgcttccacacaacttcctgttacatttagagctgcattatttcctgtcatgtgatctctgagggagcacacagcccatcactaaatggtggtttAAGGCAAAGgttttaaaagggcaatatttactgatatatatattccagtctggcaagattctttaatagatctgttggttaagtattcattctgagggtataagACTCATGCTTTCTatttagtcattttttttatgttcttcatttcccagggtgccacagccatgtgacctgtgctctgataaacttcagtcacactttactgctgagctgcaagttggagtgacatcgcccccctcccagcagcagaacaatggaaagggtgcaagatagcagctcccagtagatatcagaatagcacccagTAGTAAAAAATCCAtgtccggcttgggacttctccagttacatgggagtaggagaaacaataggttatttgaaagcagtttctaatgtgtagcgctggctctttctgaaagctcaggctctGGAACAATgctctgagatggctgcctacacaccaatattacagataaaaaaaacacatttgttggttcaagaataacattttaaatggtagagtgaattatttgctatgtaaacagtgtaatttagaaataaaaagtacaccattaaaattatgacagtatccctttaactttagtttaaaggggggggggggatggattTGATTTATTAACCAAAAGTGGATCATTTTATCTCTTGTGGATATTTgtgaattatataaattataagtgGCATCACCCCTGATAAGACAGTTTAGAAGCTAGAGTTGATTTTAATTTGCTTTATCATTTGATGCTTGATCAGGCATACTGTTTAATCCCCATTCAGCCAATTGGCCAATTTGGATACCAGTGCGTGTAGCCAGATTTTCCAGCCATCTGCCTGTTAAGTTTTCAGTTTGAAAAGGCAAATCAACTCTTATTGAACTATAATTGAGCAGTTCATGTTCAtcaaacatcatttttaaaacctaaatTTTCGAAAATCCAGAAGAATTGTAtgtaaaaagcaattaaaataagtgaacaggcccttttatatatCCCCTATCACACACCTCGATTCACTAAAAAATACAGGACTAGAAACATGTAAATGCAGTGTGCTTTTTTACAACTGAAATACTGTATCCTGCCACCTAATGTTTGTCCTTCTACAGGAACCCCCCTCATCCATTCATCAGCATACTGGAAAACAGACCAGACTGTTGGCCTGCACTTCTGCAGCAGATTTCTACTTTGCCTCAGCTGTGTCATGAAAGGTAATGGCAAAACATTTACTTTATgtcccaaaatgtgttaaagtcaAGTTGTAGAAAAAGCACAGACAAAACTTAACAGTAGTTAAGGAAAAAGAGTTCACTCCAAAAAATTATTACTTTCCCTCCTTAAGTTCTCTTCATAGTTACCAGAATCTAGATATTGGCAGTTATGAGTTCTATTAGGGGACtgaatacatttaaaaagtaaatgaaaaaaaaaagcagacgcACGCGTACCtataaaggagtaggaaaggtaaaaactaagtaagctttatcagaaaggtctatgtaaatacagccataagcactcacaggaagtccaatatcaaaagaaacacaggatttcttgtctccttttttcctgtgccagagtctgtgcagctctctcccctctcctgctcccccctccctaaaGAATGCTAAGCACTCTCCCCCTCTTAGgaagaaatgtgtgatctgagctatacagcaggaagcttcctcatagtcttacaatctgcccatgtacaggggtcttgatgcaggagcgtggcattataggaactttttttttcacagctcagcgtttttttttttttcctatgacgcttctgatcatctgaacaggaaaaatatggggagactcaaagtgatactgacatgaaaaaaatacttttcgtaatattaatgtgcataaaaaattacctataggttgtgttgatcagTTTTTACTGACAGGGctccttttgtaagtaattgttacttaaagttaaTAAGTTTGGCAACGtgactgttccttctcagcctgtcagttatagtttttaatgctaatggactcctgctacacaaatatggaagtcccctcatagaggaacatgggggatcagataggtaatgttaaAGCTTTGTGCAAATACTTTTctaaaattataaagctcatgcaaagacagtgttatgatatatttaaaaaatagagatgtcagtatctctttaaggcaggggtgggcagacttTTTCCATCGTCGGTTGAccgatgactcctcccccaaggcGCAGCCCACGTATGCGACGCAGCGTACGTATGCATTCAcggcgcacttccgcatcccctggCTTCACCTCGGTCCAAAAGAAATCCACTGGGGATCGActagtggaccgcgatcgacgtggCCACCCCCTGCTTTAAGGCAACTATTGAGAGAACAACCTAAGCATTTCACAATATGCTACAATTTGGGTGTAATTCCATTTCTTTAATAAGATATAGgcttttaaatgtctaaaaaaaattaaaaaaaacataataaaaacacatatatatcAGAAACAGTTTTTGGagattttatggagatttcttatTTGTATGGGTCAAAAATTCTCAGCAGTGCAATACCAGATTTCTAAAGCACTactccagaaatctgcatactttagatttccaggaaaatttccactaacagaaggtttacccTAGCAAACTAAACATTTTTGGGAAGAACATGTCTTTCcactccaaactaccaaattgTGATGCGTTCCtaaaattatgtgttttttataaacatttgtaATTCCTTTTTAAAAGATTCCAGTCTATTGCATCTTATCTCCTagaggtcattaggtaaccatataaaactcagcttctgcaaacagaacATATTATGTACAGAGGCCTCCCCAaaaaccatgtatttttggaaagtttaCATTCtgaatccaaaataggtaaagatTTCATTCTTCACCAAACATCAAAGCGTTTTTAAACTTAGCGGTTTTTATGCTATTTCTTAAAATTGCCTTAAaatgcaatttgccgcatttatcgcAAATGGTTATTTTACATATAAAGACAAatcactctaaatatgaatgccagaggtctactgaacagtttgatgtccaatatgtatagatataccaacGTATGTGATATGTACAGGCCCAAATGAAATTAgagcatatgaattttcttgcctgccaacttaacttctgcaaacagagctaactgtacaaagaccccagaaaacaatatatttttggaaaataagaCATAATTTTTCACCAAACAATTGCACCAAATGTAGTAACTATATGCTTGAcaggtaaagggttaaataaTCTGTTTATTGGACacttgagaaaggctgcagtggtagccgaaacgttagacacaacttttgaatacattttttggcattttggaagccctgtgagtgcggtaccagTTACTTtgtgttacagatatatatatatatatatatatatatatcaaaataaaacagc contains these protein-coding regions:
- the focad gene encoding focadhesin (The RefSeq protein has 5 substitutions compared to this genomic sequence) codes for the protein MATPFTETSVQHACFPKMSEDLKKRLEFPNSLIQTQAVTQLIASVLKENVSLGKIKQSSNQTPALNILWEKCCSNNVVVRTACCEALVLLVEQDHADFDYVLNGILNLIPSAGTVQGLLKCVWRLLYTQARNAEKDGEHKDLGIYKIWVPQPCDLCSGELRSHFTAELQVGVTSPPSQQQNNGGGAG